The Vitis vinifera cultivar Pinot Noir 40024 chromosome 12, ASM3070453v1 genome has a segment encoding these proteins:
- the LOC100267521 gene encoding sucrose-phosphatase 2 isoform X3 yields the protein MIMAGVNSCPRLMVVSDLDLTMVDHYDSENHSLLRFNALWEANYRHNSLLVFSTGRSPAIYKQLRKEKPLLSPDITVMSVGTEIAYGESMVPDNDWVEFLNQNWDRNMVIEETRKFPELIPQSETEQRPHKVSFYIEKDKAGEVIKALSESLEKNGLDFKIIYSGGIALDVLPHGAGKGQALAYLLKRLKTEGKVPDNTLACGDSGNDAELFSVPEVYGVMVSNAQEELLQWYAENAKNNPNIIHATERCAAGIIQAIGHFSLGPNTSPRDVPHFSECKPDNVNPGHEIVKFYLFYERWRCAEVEDTDPCMENLKVDYHPAGVFVHPSGVERSLHDCINAMRSCYGDKQGRKFQVWVDRVSPVQMSSDTWIVKFDKWELSGDERHCCITTVVLSSKGADASDGFTWRHMHQTWLEGWGGKDHSNWLF from the exons ATGATCATGGCTGGTGTCAACAGTTGTCCACGTCTCATGGTAGTCTCAGATCTCGATCTTACAATG GTTGATCATTATGATTCTGAAAACCACTCGTTGCTTAGATTTAATGCCTTATGGGAAGCCAATTATCGCCATAATTCTCTTCTGGTTTTCTCAACTGGAAGGTCACCTGCAATCTACAAACAGTTGAGGAAAGAGAAACCCTTGCTAAGCCCAGATATAACAGTTATGTCTGTGGGAACTGAGATAGCATATGGTGAATCAATGGTGCCAGACAATGATTGGGTTGAATTTCTAAATCAGAATTGGGATAGGAACATGGTCATAGAGGAGACAAGGAAGTTTCCAGAGCTGATTCCTCAG TCAGAAACAGAGCAGCGGCCGCACAAAGTTAGCTTTTATATTGAGAAAGATAAGGCTGGTGAAGTGATAAAGGCTTTGTCAGAAAGTTTGGAAAAGAATGGG ttggattttaaaataatttatagtgGAGGAATAGCTTTGGATGTATTACCCCATGGTGCTGGCAAAGGACAAGCTCTTGCATATTTGCTAAAAAGGTTAAAGACTGAGGGAAAGGTCCCTGATAACACTCTTGCTTGTGGGGATTCTGGAAATGATGCTGAACTTTTCAGTGTTCCAGAAGTTTATGGTGTCATG GTTAGCAATGCCCAGGAAGAGTTGTTGCAGTGGTACGctgaaaatgctaaaaataatcCTAACATAATCCATGCAACTGAAAGGTGTGCAGCAGGAATTATACAAGCCATTGGTCATTTTAGCCTAGGTCCAAATACATCTCCAAGAGATGTTCCCCACTTCTCAGAGTGTAAGCCAGATAATGTCAATCCTGGTCATGAAATAGTGAAATTTTACCTGTTCTATGAGCGATGGAGATGTGCAGAAGTTGAGGATACAGATCCATGTATGGAAAATCTGAAAGTGGATTAT caTCCAGCTGGTGTTTTTGTCCATCCATCTGGTGTTGAACGATCTCTTCATGACTGTATAAATGCAATGAGAAGCTGCTATGGTGAcaaacaaggaagaaaatttCAGGTGTGGGTGGATCGGGTTTCACCAGTGCAGATGAGTTCAGACACATGGATAGTGAAATTTGATAAGTGGGAATTATCTG GAGATGAGCGGCACTGTTGCATAACCACAGTTGTATTGAGTTCCAAG GGGGCTGATGCTTCAGATGGTTTCACTTGGCGGCATATGCATCAGACATGGTTGGAAGGATGGGGAGGGAAAGACCATTCAAACTGGCTCTTCTAG
- the LOC100267521 gene encoding sucrose-phosphatase 2 isoform X2 gives MFLVKPQLILQPKHLLSKLLIGCMIMAGVNSCPRLMVDHYDSENHSLLRFNALWEANYRHNSLLVFSTGRSPAIYKQLRKEKPLLSPDITVMSVGTEIAYGESMVPDNDWVEFLNQNWDRNMVIEETRKFPELIPQSETEQRPHKVSFYIEKDKAGEVIKALSESLEKNGLDFKIIYSGGIALDVLPHGAGKGQALAYLLKRLKTEGKVPDNTLACGDSGNDAELFSVPEVYGVMVSNAQEELLQWYAENAKNNPNIIHATERCAAGIIQAIGHFSLGPNTSPRDVPHFSECKPDNVNPGHEIVKFYLFYERWRCAEVEDTDPCMENLKVDYHPAGVFVHPSGVERSLHDCINAMRSCYGDKQGRKFQVWVDRVSPVQMSSDTWIVKFDKWELSGDERHCCITTVVLSSKGADASDGFTWRHMHQTWLEGWGGKDHSNWLF, from the exons ATGTTTCTCGTGAAACCGCAGCTGATTCTGCAACCCAAGCACCTG ttatcaaaattattaattggttGCATGATCATGGCTGGTGTCAACAGTTGTCCACGTCTCATG GTTGATCATTATGATTCTGAAAACCACTCGTTGCTTAGATTTAATGCCTTATGGGAAGCCAATTATCGCCATAATTCTCTTCTGGTTTTCTCAACTGGAAGGTCACCTGCAATCTACAAACAGTTGAGGAAAGAGAAACCCTTGCTAAGCCCAGATATAACAGTTATGTCTGTGGGAACTGAGATAGCATATGGTGAATCAATGGTGCCAGACAATGATTGGGTTGAATTTCTAAATCAGAATTGGGATAGGAACATGGTCATAGAGGAGACAAGGAAGTTTCCAGAGCTGATTCCTCAG TCAGAAACAGAGCAGCGGCCGCACAAAGTTAGCTTTTATATTGAGAAAGATAAGGCTGGTGAAGTGATAAAGGCTTTGTCAGAAAGTTTGGAAAAGAATGGG ttggattttaaaataatttatagtgGAGGAATAGCTTTGGATGTATTACCCCATGGTGCTGGCAAAGGACAAGCTCTTGCATATTTGCTAAAAAGGTTAAAGACTGAGGGAAAGGTCCCTGATAACACTCTTGCTTGTGGGGATTCTGGAAATGATGCTGAACTTTTCAGTGTTCCAGAAGTTTATGGTGTCATG GTTAGCAATGCCCAGGAAGAGTTGTTGCAGTGGTACGctgaaaatgctaaaaataatcCTAACATAATCCATGCAACTGAAAGGTGTGCAGCAGGAATTATACAAGCCATTGGTCATTTTAGCCTAGGTCCAAATACATCTCCAAGAGATGTTCCCCACTTCTCAGAGTGTAAGCCAGATAATGTCAATCCTGGTCATGAAATAGTGAAATTTTACCTGTTCTATGAGCGATGGAGATGTGCAGAAGTTGAGGATACAGATCCATGTATGGAAAATCTGAAAGTGGATTAT caTCCAGCTGGTGTTTTTGTCCATCCATCTGGTGTTGAACGATCTCTTCATGACTGTATAAATGCAATGAGAAGCTGCTATGGTGAcaaacaaggaagaaaatttCAGGTGTGGGTGGATCGGGTTTCACCAGTGCAGATGAGTTCAGACACATGGATAGTGAAATTTGATAAGTGGGAATTATCTG GAGATGAGCGGCACTGTTGCATAACCACAGTTGTATTGAGTTCCAAG GGGGCTGATGCTTCAGATGGTTTCACTTGGCGGCATATGCATCAGACATGGTTGGAAGGATGGGGAGGGAAAGACCATTCAAACTGGCTCTTCTAG
- the LOC100267521 gene encoding sucrose-phosphatase 2 isoform X1, whose protein sequence is MFLVKPQLILQPKHLLSKLLIGCMIMAGVNSCPRLMVVSDLDLTMVDHYDSENHSLLRFNALWEANYRHNSLLVFSTGRSPAIYKQLRKEKPLLSPDITVMSVGTEIAYGESMVPDNDWVEFLNQNWDRNMVIEETRKFPELIPQSETEQRPHKVSFYIEKDKAGEVIKALSESLEKNGLDFKIIYSGGIALDVLPHGAGKGQALAYLLKRLKTEGKVPDNTLACGDSGNDAELFSVPEVYGVMVSNAQEELLQWYAENAKNNPNIIHATERCAAGIIQAIGHFSLGPNTSPRDVPHFSECKPDNVNPGHEIVKFYLFYERWRCAEVEDTDPCMENLKVDYHPAGVFVHPSGVERSLHDCINAMRSCYGDKQGRKFQVWVDRVSPVQMSSDTWIVKFDKWELSGDERHCCITTVVLSSKGADASDGFTWRHMHQTWLEGWGGKDHSNWLF, encoded by the exons ATGTTTCTCGTGAAACCGCAGCTGATTCTGCAACCCAAGCACCTG ttatcaaaattattaattggttGCATGATCATGGCTGGTGTCAACAGTTGTCCACGTCTCATGGTAGTCTCAGATCTCGATCTTACAATG GTTGATCATTATGATTCTGAAAACCACTCGTTGCTTAGATTTAATGCCTTATGGGAAGCCAATTATCGCCATAATTCTCTTCTGGTTTTCTCAACTGGAAGGTCACCTGCAATCTACAAACAGTTGAGGAAAGAGAAACCCTTGCTAAGCCCAGATATAACAGTTATGTCTGTGGGAACTGAGATAGCATATGGTGAATCAATGGTGCCAGACAATGATTGGGTTGAATTTCTAAATCAGAATTGGGATAGGAACATGGTCATAGAGGAGACAAGGAAGTTTCCAGAGCTGATTCCTCAG TCAGAAACAGAGCAGCGGCCGCACAAAGTTAGCTTTTATATTGAGAAAGATAAGGCTGGTGAAGTGATAAAGGCTTTGTCAGAAAGTTTGGAAAAGAATGGG ttggattttaaaataatttatagtgGAGGAATAGCTTTGGATGTATTACCCCATGGTGCTGGCAAAGGACAAGCTCTTGCATATTTGCTAAAAAGGTTAAAGACTGAGGGAAAGGTCCCTGATAACACTCTTGCTTGTGGGGATTCTGGAAATGATGCTGAACTTTTCAGTGTTCCAGAAGTTTATGGTGTCATG GTTAGCAATGCCCAGGAAGAGTTGTTGCAGTGGTACGctgaaaatgctaaaaataatcCTAACATAATCCATGCAACTGAAAGGTGTGCAGCAGGAATTATACAAGCCATTGGTCATTTTAGCCTAGGTCCAAATACATCTCCAAGAGATGTTCCCCACTTCTCAGAGTGTAAGCCAGATAATGTCAATCCTGGTCATGAAATAGTGAAATTTTACCTGTTCTATGAGCGATGGAGATGTGCAGAAGTTGAGGATACAGATCCATGTATGGAAAATCTGAAAGTGGATTAT caTCCAGCTGGTGTTTTTGTCCATCCATCTGGTGTTGAACGATCTCTTCATGACTGTATAAATGCAATGAGAAGCTGCTATGGTGAcaaacaaggaagaaaatttCAGGTGTGGGTGGATCGGGTTTCACCAGTGCAGATGAGTTCAGACACATGGATAGTGAAATTTGATAAGTGGGAATTATCTG GAGATGAGCGGCACTGTTGCATAACCACAGTTGTATTGAGTTCCAAG GGGGCTGATGCTTCAGATGGTTTCACTTGGCGGCATATGCATCAGACATGGTTGGAAGGATGGGGAGGGAAAGACCATTCAAACTGGCTCTTCTAG
- the LOC100267521 gene encoding sucrose-phosphatase 2 isoform X4, producing the protein MIMAGVNSCPRLMVDHYDSENHSLLRFNALWEANYRHNSLLVFSTGRSPAIYKQLRKEKPLLSPDITVMSVGTEIAYGESMVPDNDWVEFLNQNWDRNMVIEETRKFPELIPQSETEQRPHKVSFYIEKDKAGEVIKALSESLEKNGLDFKIIYSGGIALDVLPHGAGKGQALAYLLKRLKTEGKVPDNTLACGDSGNDAELFSVPEVYGVMVSNAQEELLQWYAENAKNNPNIIHATERCAAGIIQAIGHFSLGPNTSPRDVPHFSECKPDNVNPGHEIVKFYLFYERWRCAEVEDTDPCMENLKVDYHPAGVFVHPSGVERSLHDCINAMRSCYGDKQGRKFQVWVDRVSPVQMSSDTWIVKFDKWELSGDERHCCITTVVLSSKGADASDGFTWRHMHQTWLEGWGGKDHSNWLF; encoded by the exons ATGATCATGGCTGGTGTCAACAGTTGTCCACGTCTCATG GTTGATCATTATGATTCTGAAAACCACTCGTTGCTTAGATTTAATGCCTTATGGGAAGCCAATTATCGCCATAATTCTCTTCTGGTTTTCTCAACTGGAAGGTCACCTGCAATCTACAAACAGTTGAGGAAAGAGAAACCCTTGCTAAGCCCAGATATAACAGTTATGTCTGTGGGAACTGAGATAGCATATGGTGAATCAATGGTGCCAGACAATGATTGGGTTGAATTTCTAAATCAGAATTGGGATAGGAACATGGTCATAGAGGAGACAAGGAAGTTTCCAGAGCTGATTCCTCAG TCAGAAACAGAGCAGCGGCCGCACAAAGTTAGCTTTTATATTGAGAAAGATAAGGCTGGTGAAGTGATAAAGGCTTTGTCAGAAAGTTTGGAAAAGAATGGG ttggattttaaaataatttatagtgGAGGAATAGCTTTGGATGTATTACCCCATGGTGCTGGCAAAGGACAAGCTCTTGCATATTTGCTAAAAAGGTTAAAGACTGAGGGAAAGGTCCCTGATAACACTCTTGCTTGTGGGGATTCTGGAAATGATGCTGAACTTTTCAGTGTTCCAGAAGTTTATGGTGTCATG GTTAGCAATGCCCAGGAAGAGTTGTTGCAGTGGTACGctgaaaatgctaaaaataatcCTAACATAATCCATGCAACTGAAAGGTGTGCAGCAGGAATTATACAAGCCATTGGTCATTTTAGCCTAGGTCCAAATACATCTCCAAGAGATGTTCCCCACTTCTCAGAGTGTAAGCCAGATAATGTCAATCCTGGTCATGAAATAGTGAAATTTTACCTGTTCTATGAGCGATGGAGATGTGCAGAAGTTGAGGATACAGATCCATGTATGGAAAATCTGAAAGTGGATTAT caTCCAGCTGGTGTTTTTGTCCATCCATCTGGTGTTGAACGATCTCTTCATGACTGTATAAATGCAATGAGAAGCTGCTATGGTGAcaaacaaggaagaaaatttCAGGTGTGGGTGGATCGGGTTTCACCAGTGCAGATGAGTTCAGACACATGGATAGTGAAATTTGATAAGTGGGAATTATCTG GAGATGAGCGGCACTGTTGCATAACCACAGTTGTATTGAGTTCCAAG GGGGCTGATGCTTCAGATGGTTTCACTTGGCGGCATATGCATCAGACATGGTTGGAAGGATGGGGAGGGAAAGACCATTCAAACTGGCTCTTCTAG